From a single Sorghum bicolor cultivar BTx623 chromosome 5, Sorghum_bicolor_NCBIv3, whole genome shotgun sequence genomic region:
- the LOC110435799 gene encoding uncharacterized protein LOC110435799, with protein MLSSFNKNLLVAGFTLALLIAASHRATALEERTGIMCTSDQMCKSICLQRGYTGGYCSRKHVVGDPSCVCTKPSPAQSITAAPAEKQLAGNGDAGGMGMAN; from the exons ATGTTGTCGTCCTTCAACAAGAATCTATTGGTCGCTGGGTTCACCTTGGCATTGCTCATCGCCGCGTCGCATC GCGCGACAGCACTTGAGGAGAGGACGGGGATCATGTGCACGTCTGACCAGATGTGCAAGTCCATCTGCCTGCAGAGGGGCTACACCGGCGGCTACTGCTCCAGGAAGCACGTCGTGGGCGACCCCTCGTGCGTGTGCACCAAGCCAAGCCCTGCACAATCGATAACGGCAGCTCCGGCGGAGAAGCAGCTGGCTGGCAACGGAGATGCCGGCGGGATGGGAATGGCCAACTGA